The stretch of DNA AATTATACATTTTTTAAAAGGGGTTTTATTTGTCGCTTGTAAGCATATCATGGTTTGGGGTGACTTATTATGCTGAAAACCATTAAAGTGCTGACCTATAATATCAGACATGGGCTAGGGATGGATAAAAGGGTGTCCCTTGAGCGTATTGCCTGGATTATACTCAGTACACAGGTGCACCTGTGCGGCTTGCAGGAAGTGGATAAACACAATCCCCGCAGTGCACTGATCCACCAGGCTAAGGAATTGGCCAGACTGTGCGGCATGTACTATGCCTTTGGAGGAAATGTAAAAGCCGGTCCAATTGCCTACGGCAATGCAGTGTTAAGCAGTTTTCCAATTGTCAGCTATAGAAATTACCCTTTGCCCGGCACCGGAGAGAAAAGAGGGTTACTGGGGGCTGAAATTAAAGCAAATGGCAAAAGGATAAGTTTTTTTACAACCCACCTGGGCTTAAATGCTGAACAGCGGCTGGAGCAGGCCGGAAGGATTAGGGAAATAACAGACAGCAGCCGGGGTCAGGTAATACTAACCGGAGATTTTAACGAAGAGAAAAAGGGCCCGGCCGTAAAGCTGCTACTTAAGGACAAAAGTCTGATCAACTGCCTGCCGAACAAGGGCTCTGTATACACCTACCCGTCTATTGAGGCTGACAAACACATAGATTTTATAATGGCGGCTAAGCACTGCAAGGTGCGTTCCGCCAAGGTGATCCAGAGCCTGGCCTCGGATCACCTGCCCTATTTAGTTGAACTCAGATTGTAAGACAGGACCCTTGTCTTAGGGATATGGCCGTTAAGATGAAAAAACCCCCTGGGGCATAGCCCCCGGGGGTTTATCTTGGATAACAAAATATTAAGTTGCCGTGGGTAAAGGCCACCGGCAGTGAGCCTAAGTAACTGTTGTTGGAGCCTTTGTCAAAGAAAAACAGTGCGCCGTTTGTGGGGTCTTTACCTTTTAATGCTTCCTGGGCTGCAATGTAGCAGCATTCCGGTGCAGGCCTGTTAATTTTCCCTGTTTGGGCCGGGCCAAACTGCCTCGGTTGATAAATGACATCCCTAATGCTGTTGGGAAACAGAGGGCTTTGCACACGGTTTATCACCACGGCAGCCACCGCCACCTTGTTGGTGTTAGGTTCACTGCCTGCTTCGGCACAAATCAGCCTGGCCAATAGGTCTAATTCCTCATCGGTACAAGGAATGCATCTTTCCTCCGCCTCCCTGCTGGGTGTCAATAAAACCCGGCTGGGGTGGATGGCGGCACCGGCCAGATGATTGGCCGCAACAAGTGTCTGTGTGGTTGTGTCCAAAGATAATGCGATTTGGTACAGGTTGTCGCCGGGTACCACTAAATAACCTCTGGTATTAGATGGCAGTACATCCTCTTTGTCGGGAATGATGAGCTGCTGGCCCGGCCAAATTCTTGTGCTTTTTAGTTGGTTGGCCTCCATTAACCGGTGAATGGTGGTGCCATGATTAACACTGATAGAAAATAAAGAGTCGCCGGGCTCCACGGTGTATGTTGCAGCAAAGGCTTTGGTGGGCGGTGCGAGCATTAAACTTAAGAACACTGCCAGCATTAACAAGCGATATGTTAACTTCATAAATTAAACTTCCCCCTTAAAATAACAAAAAGCTGTCAATTATAACGGTAGGGGCGGCAATAATTTGCCCCTTTGGTTACGGCTACCATTTTACTAAATTGACAAATAAAGTTCTACCCTTAAAAAATGTCTTTATTGAGGGTATTTACTGTTCTATCATTATTGACTATTGATTTAGTTGTGATATAATAATATTCCGGGCCAGCTTGAAGTTGATTTTATGCTGCCGTTTAGCTATAATACTTTGGTGAGCATTTGGCGCCTGTAGCTCAGTGGATAGAGCGCCGGCCTCCGGAGCCGGGTGCGCAAGTTCGATTCTTGCCAGGCGCACCATAACTAACGTAAGAGTTGCCCAGTAGCTAGAGCAGGCTTCTGGGTCTATTTTTATATATTTTAAAACAGGGTAAGGGGGCGAATTTATGGAGACGATGGCGATTATTTTTAATATGCTTCTGCTTTATTTTATATTTAGTTTTGCATATCGCTATTTTGTAAAGCCCAAACAGGATGAA from Desulfofalx alkaliphila DSM 12257 encodes:
- a CDS encoding LysM peptidoglycan-binding domain-containing protein; protein product: MKLTYRLLMLAVFLSLMLAPPTKAFAATYTVEPGDSLFSISVNHGTTIHRLMEANQLKSTRIWPGQQLIIPDKEDVLPSNTRGYLVVPGDNLYQIALSLDTTTQTLVAANHLAGAAIHPSRVLLTPSREAEERCIPCTDEELDLLARLICAEAGSEPNTNKVAVAAVVINRVQSPLFPNSIRDVIYQPRQFGPAQTGKINRPAPECCYIAAQEALKGKDPTNGALFFFDKGSNNSYLGSLPVAFTHGNLIFCYPR
- a CDS encoding endonuclease/exonuclease/phosphatase family protein, which produces MLKTIKVLTYNIRHGLGMDKRVSLERIAWIILSTQVHLCGLQEVDKHNPRSALIHQAKELARLCGMYYAFGGNVKAGPIAYGNAVLSSFPIVSYRNYPLPGTGEKRGLLGAEIKANGKRISFFTTHLGLNAEQRLEQAGRIREITDSSRGQVILTGDFNEEKKGPAVKLLLKDKSLINCLPNKGSVYTYPSIEADKHIDFIMAAKHCKVRSAKVIQSLASDHLPYLVELRL